From the genome of Alosa sapidissima isolate fAloSap1 chromosome 14, fAloSap1.pri, whole genome shotgun sequence, one region includes:
- the LOC121681489 gene encoding uncharacterized protein LOC121681489, translating into MIDCDYTKKTFIVGLFCGNAKPSNVHDYLKTFVDDLTQLLKDGLTYRGETLKVMVCSFICDAPAQAYIKQTKSHNGYSGCDKCHQVGVWQNKMTYPEMNARLRSDEDFALMSDTDHHLHPSPLTGIVLMVTQFPIDYMHLCCLGVTRKLILFWMKGKNLATRQPSRVITAISSKLIARRPHIPTEFARKPRELAEIDRWKATELRQFMVYSGPVVLKHILPREIFENFLLFSVGVFLLLSPNLSAPMIDFANRVLTAFVKNFGDLYGEGEIVFTIHQVIHLTDVYRQFGALDRVSSFPYENFLGKIKKMLRKPHQPLQQVVKRLSEVPDALTPPPSAQPLLFDSHQDGPLPLQFSNAKQYRKALTKDFCLSTKTGDNYGTDVEGGRVHGQRRCRSAIQLARGGWGKLEVLLAWLL; encoded by the exons ATGATTGATTGCGATTACACGAAAAAAACTTTCATTGTGGGTCTGTTCTGTGGTAATGCAAAACCGTCTAATGTGCATGATTACCTGAAGACATTTGTAGATGACCTCACCCAGTTACTGAAAGATGGACTGACCTACAGAGGTGAAACTCTGAAGGTGATGGTGTGTTCTTTTATATGTGATGCTCCAGCACAGGCTTACATAAAACAGACAAAGTCCCACAATGGCTACTCTGGGTGCGACAAGTGCCATCAAGTAGGTGTGTGGCAAAATAAAATGACATACCCTGAGATGAATGCCAGGCTTAGGTCTGATGAAGACTTTGCTTTGATGTCAGACACAGATCACCACCTACATCCTAGTCCCCTTACTGGCATTGTCCTGATGGTAACACAGTTTCCAATCGATTACATGCACCTGTGCTGTTTGGGTGTAACTCGAAAACTTATTCTGTTCTGGATGAAGGGAAAAAATCTGGCCACTAGACAGCCATCTAGAGTGATCACAGCAATATCATCGAAACTGATTGCTCGCCGTCCCCATATTCCCACTgaatttgcccgaaaaccacgAGAACTTGCAGAAATAGACAGATGGAAGGCCACAGAGCTAAGACAGTTCATGGTCTACAGTGGGCCTGTGGTTCTGAAACACATTCTCCCAAGAGAGATATTTGAAAACTTCTTGTTGTTCTCTGTGGGTGTGTTTTTATTGCTCAGTCCCAACCTCTCTGCACCCATGATTGATTTTGCCAATAGAGTACTGACAGCATTTGTAAAAAACTTTGGAGACTTATATGGTGAAGGGGAAATTGTTTTTACTATACATCAGGTGATACATCTAACTGATGTATACCGACAATTTGGTGCCCTTGACCGTGTCTCTTCGTTTCCCTATGAAAATTTTcttggaaaaataaaaaaaatgttgagaaAGCCTCATCAACCATTACAACAAGTGGTCAAGAGACTGTCAGAGGTGCCTGATGCCTTGACTCCACCTCCAAGTGCGCAGCCCCTTTTGTTTGACTCACACCAGGATGGTCCATTGCCACTGCAATTCAGCAATGCCAAACAGTACAGAAAGGCATTAACAAAAGACTTCTGTCTGTCAACAAAGACTGGGGACAACT ATGGCACAGATGTGGAAGGTGGTCGAGTTCACGGACAAAGGCGCTGCCGTAGTGCCATCCAGCTGGCTCGAGGAGGCTGGGGAAAGCTGGAGGTGTTACTGGCCTGGCTCCTATGA
- the LOC121682221 gene encoding uncharacterized protein LOC121682221, which yields MLQGEDTDEDEPTPRKTARPTIDFGPDINSEWLLGSSTTQRDSHQEGHFTQDACQPHQPLLRDIGLTKVIQLLSRVLDENRQMKEEISKLGSDIRRETVRQATPEASSSNIKLPLNTMEEFEQAEALIKENPLEKQKMISTFTLVGGHTAEVTVRRMLQNGLTNNLASLFNWAGKGHKKPFKETMLSDVLYAALQKQLPGSTIMIYEGTVKKWLKYALERDGGVGRRNRPAQDQAPS from the exons ATGCTTCAAGGTGAGGACACTGATGAGGATGAGCCAACCCCTAGAAAAACGGCAAGGCCAACTATTGACTTTGGGCCAG ACATCAATAGTGAGTGGCTATTAGGGTCATCAACCACCCAAAGAG ACTCACATCAAGAAGGGCATTTTACACAAG ATGCATGTCAGCCACACCAACCGCTGTTGCGTG ATATTGGATTGACAAAAGTGATACAGCTGTTGTCGCGAGTGCTGGACGAAAACAGACAAATGAAAGAGGAAATCAGCAAGCTGGGGAGTGACATTAGGAGAGAGACGGTGAGGCAGGCAACCCCTGAAGCTTCCTCGTCAAACATCAAACTGCCTCTCAACACAATGGAGGAGTTTGAACAGGCAGAAGCTCTCATCAAGGAAAACCCGCTCGAGAAGCAAAAAATG ATCTCTACATTTACTCTTGTTGGTGGGCACACTGCTGAAGTGACCGTAAGGCGGATGCTGCAGAATGGCCTCACCAACAACCTGGCTAGCCTTTTCAACTGGGCAGGAAAAGGCCACAAGAAACCTTTTAAAGAAACTATGCTCAGTGATGTACTGTATG CTGCACTCCAAAAACAGCTGCCAGGGAGCACAATTATGATTTATGAAGGCACGGTGAAGAAGTGGTTGAAGTACGCtctggagagagatggaggcgtAGGGAGGCGAAACAGGCCAGCGCAAGATCAG GCGCCTTCATAA